The Notamacropus eugenii isolate mMacEug1 chromosome 4, mMacEug1.pri_v2, whole genome shotgun sequence DNA window GCTTTATTTGACTCAGTTGAATCTAAAAATAGCATGAGTTTGATTAGGATTTCTGATTCAAAATCATTTGAAAATTAATTCCTCCTTGATGAGAGAAAGCTAAAATTCCTAACGGATTAATAGATACAGTCATTTAAGAACCTACAATACTGAAAAATGCCAAAAACTTTGCAAAAGGAGGAGGCAAGTAGGAAGTAAGATTCttcaaagtcaaagaaaaagtgCTTACAAGTTTCTTTACGAATTTAAGGACCAGCTCTACAAAGTTGCTTTTATACAATAGACTATGAATTCTGGAACCATAACTATGTATAAGCCTTGTCATTACCAGGTGAATTTCTCTTTAACATAGGTGGATGAAGACTTCTCtagcataaaaaaaaattaactttgatAAGGAGATGGCTGATTTCTCCAAAGTCATGCTATGTACAGAAATCTGTGACATTCTACAATGAGAAACTAGGAGGGACCTTAAATTTTGCACTTGTGGTGAGTGAATAGTATTTAGGTTTGACTATCACTTCTAAAATCTATGAAATTGTAACCCACTTCTAATTACccaaaaagcctcaaagaaattGGAACAAGCTATGCGTTTGTAAGCCTTTGAGAACTCCCAAATGTGACAATATGACAATTAATTGGTTTCATGTAATAAAAACTTGTActaaagtacaaaagaaaattcattagAATGAAGATTAAGTCTTTTGGAAATCTTGGATATGATTGGGAAATAAAGACTAGAAGAATTAAGCAAGCAGAAGAAAGAAGTGCCAAATCAGAATACTGAAGGAACAGTTTTAAAGGATTTTAATCAAAGTTCACtgaaaggaaacaataaaaaaggaaggaaggaagattaagCAGgtagggatgagagaagaataggTTAGAGAGTTAAAGGAAAATTGGAATCTTTTTCACTGACGTGATGtgaaaagagaaatgtaaaattaAGGTTATTGGAGTTTTGCAGAAGGAGAATTGAGGAAGAGTTCTGCTTccactgaaatttaaaaaaaaaagatctgagaaattcagaaagaaatgccTCTTTGATGAGTACTGTATGTCTCCCTTCTGCAATCAATatgagattacaaaagaaattccATAAGACTTTGATGTGGTAAGCtgaaatttaataaatacatattaaataactgattggtagagaaaatattcttttagtCTGCCTTAAACAGTTATGGTAAAGGcctttgtaaaaacaatttttttttcctgactggGTTACAACAAAAAAAGACTCAGGGTCAGGAGAGATGTGCCCTTTATCTACCCTCTTAAGGTAAAGCAGTAGCATTAAGTTAGGCAAATAAAAAGAACTGATTTGATTCTGAGGGATTTGAAGAAATAACAGAATAGTCATAAGGAGCTGGCAGTACCAGcacaaattttttttcaacatgagCTAACTAAAAACAGTGGACCATTGGGAGAAAGGAGATTTAAAGACGGCCTTtagtaattataaattatatgtatacattttattataataattatatttatatatacttattaTATAGTAATTATAATAGATATAGCACATATACAGTAATATATAGTAATTATAGATAGTAATATATTAcagtcatatatgtatatattaattataaattataattacatTGAACTGACTTGGctgaaatttttttcctaaaactaaAATATAAGGTGGTCTTGATAACagtgaaatgaaatatttgcacctgtctcccagggttgtatGACGAATCACACGATTTAGAAGTGCTTAACACACTGCCCGACTGGTAGAGAGGAGAAGAGCTGTAATATTCAGTCGTCAAAGGAATTCAACTGGACAAAATGCTCTGccaatttaaaagatttttattggCATTGGAAGTTACCAAATTTTCTGATACTTTTcaaaaaattcaaattacaactgaaaaataaaaaaactaaacattttaaagttCCACAGAAGGCATGGCTCTGAAATTCCCTGAATTAAGCTTCACACACCAAGAAAAAATCTGGCATGAGGTAAGCTCTATATAAACAACAGATGTGACTAGTATGAAAAATGCCAGGGCTATGAGATAAATGATTTCCTATGATCATTTTATTGGTAATAAGTTTGAGATATGTAGAAttgcttatattcttatatatttcaattttttttctcattttgtgaaATTAAAAACCGTTGCATCAGAAATGTCATTAGAAAGCTAACTTCCCCTTTTTTCCTGGATGTTGTTATGAATGGAACTCCTGAAAAGAATGTGACAAAAATGTTTGataacttttaaatatttaatgggccatatttcattttaaattagaaaaaagtaaaaatggccAACTGCTGAGAGGAATAAATAGCAAAATCCACTTGAAAGATCGTTGCTGTGGGGTTCCTTTAAGACTTCCTACTCGGTTTGGGTCATAAGATCTTACCAGTCCATCTAACAGTGTGTTGCAAAACTCTGTAGTGTTGAAGTCTGGGGAACTAGGACATGTTCTGGGTGCACCCACAAGTGCTTGGGCTGATTAATGAGAGTATATACACAAACTTAGGTAAAAGTAACTTTACTTAAGGTTGCATTGATAACAGAAATTTTCCAGATAAAATATATACCAGACATTTTCAACTCCTTGTGAGCAATCAACAAGCAATTCATCAAGATACCCTGCAACAAAATATGCAGGTTTTATTCTCCAAACAGGTATCTCATACAAGTTTCTTGTTAAACAGAGGCATCTTCAATTTACAGTACTCCAGTACAAACCCGACAGTCATCTAGGCATTGTTCAGTGGCTAGATAACTCAGGTCAAAGCTGGCTGCTGTTCAGATGCTATATAAGGGTGTTAAAACTTAGAAAGAAAACTGCTGGGACTTGGGGGGCAGATTACTTGGTTACCTTGACCTCTTCCAGTTTACTATGTTTTGTCCCAGAATATGTCCTAAGATCATTCTAAGATATTTTTCAGATCAGCTCATAAGATTAGGTCTCAAGGttttaatgatttaaaatttACTCCTGTTATTGTGCTAGTATTCAGAGAGCACTGCCATTAATAGTCAAGATCTGAGATCTAATCTGACCAAAGGGGTAAAGGaatcatttaatgtctctcaGCCTCAGACAAAAATAACAGGATATACCTCCAAGGGTTGTAAACCTTagtcaagtgctttgcaagccaTCCTAGAAGGCACCTGTGAGGTGACATTTTTGAGGAGATTATAAGATGACCAAATCTAAAATTGCAATGATTTACTACCAAGAGGTCTCTTTTGTAGTAGAAACAGCCCAAGACTAGAGAAAGGAGAGGCCAGGGCTGGAACCTACATCcaacacttcccagctgtgtgatcaAGGACAAGTCACATCACTTCAGCATGTATTTTCAGAGGACTGTTGTGGGGATCAAGTGAGACAAGGTATGTAAAGGCACTTTGTCAACCTTAAAAGCTATGTGTCAGGTGAATAGTTGGATAGCTATCTTGATGGAAAGcctgatgaaaagataaaaggatgTTGGGCTACTTAAGGACTATGCTTTGAATAACTCTGGACAGTAAAAGAGACACTTAAATCCAGCCtccatagctgtgtgaccctgggcaagtcaattaacccatgtctgcttcagcttcctcatctgtaaaatggggatcataataggaTCTACCTCTCAGTGTAAAACATTTTGTCAATCTTAATTCAAATCTAAaggataattattattattcccacctAGAAGTGCATAGTCACGGCAGTGAGTTGGAAGGCCAAAAGTTACTAGGGCAAAGGAATAAATCAGATAAGACAGTCGTTATACTGGGACATTAATGATTGGTAAAAGGACTGAATACCtcccaaaagttaaaaaaaaaaacaaaaaacacctctGCTGTGAATCAGGACTTAGGTATTAGTCCTGGGTCTAACACCACTTTTCTATGTGCCCTTGGTTGTAACTTggtttctgagcctcagttttttcatctgcataATGAAAGGTTGGacgagatgatctctaaggtcctttactATTCCAATATTTTATCTCTAAAATATCAgtgagcataaaaaaaaaaaaaaaaaaaaaaagagccctggCTTATTTGTGGTGGAAGCTGAGAACATTAGGTAGAGAACACAGATTTTTCTCCAGTATGTATTCGTTGGTGTTTACTAAGCTGTGCGTTCCACCCAAAGCTCatgccacattcattacactgataaggtttctcaccagtatgaatCCTGTGATGAGATGTAAGGGAAGAGGTATAtctaaaagtctttccacattcattgcattcataaggtttctcttgACTATGAATTCGTTGATGCTTACTAAGCTGTGCCTTCTGACAAAAGGCCTTACCACATTGATTGCATTCGTAAGGTTTAGctccagtatgagttctctgGTGTCGAGTAAGCTGTGTTCTCCGGCTAAAAGTCTTCCCACATTCAcaacattcataaggtttctctcctgtatgaattctctgatgttcagtcAGTTGGATGCTCTGGGGGAAGGCCTTACTACATTCATTACATATATATGGTTTTTCACCAGAATGAATTCTGTGATGGTAAGTAAGGGATGAGCTGTGTttaaaagctttcccacattcattacattcataaggtttctctccagtatgaatcctaTGATGGGAATTAAGGGATGAGCTATGTCTAAAAGTTTTCCCACAGtaattacattcataaggtttctctccagtatgaattctctgatgtccaAGAAGTTGTATGCTCTGagggaaggccttcccacattcatgacACTCATAAGGTTTCTGTCCATTATGTGTTCTCTGATGTAAAGTAAGATGTGTGCCTCGgatgaaggccttcccacattcatgacactcataaggtttctctccagtatgtgTTCTCTGATGCTCAATAAGATGTGATCTCCGGCTAAAGGCCTTCCAACATTCAGTACatccataaggtttctctcctgaaTGACTTCTCTCATGTCGAGCAAGATGAGCACTCTGGccaaaggccttcccacattcattacatttatatatttcttttctagtATGAGTTTTCTGAAGCTCAAAAAGTTTTATGTTCTGGGGAAAGGCCTTTCCCCATTTATTAGATTTACCAAGTTTCTTTCCAGGATGAATTCTCTGATATGAAATAATGGATGAACTGTGGCATATGGTATTCCCACATTCATTATATTCCCGAAGTTTCTCTTCACTACAAATTCGATGATATTCAATAAGATCTGAATTACAACTGAAGGACTTTTCATATTCACTGTACTTAGAAAATATCCTCTTTGAGCAGTTTCTGCTACATTTGCTTAGGTCTGCATCAAGTCTGAAGCTCTTTCCATGTTTGTCACATTTATGGTGACTCTTTGCCATTTGTTCTCCCAGCTGTAGAGAAGGGACTGTCCCTAGGCTAAAGTTTCTGCCACGTTCATTACATTCATGGCCTCTTACTGTATTCAAAGAATTCCTTTGGGTGAGTTTTACTTGCTGAGAATGTTTCTCCTCAAGACTTTGCTGCCTCTCTAGCTTGGCTTCTCCCAACGTGGTGACATAGGCACTATCCCTTGGGAGTATTTCTTGAGATGACACACCCATGGAAATGCCCAACTTTGGAGTTTCAGGTCTAGTCTCCAAgtctggaaaggaaaaaagaaatatctatTCTGCCCAATGCAATACTCTTAGTCTTATTTCTCATGTATTGTACCCTCtcttccctaccccacccctcaAAAATAATGGTGAAACTTTAAAGGGTAGaacaaataatttataatttgtaaaacaaaaataagtttttttataATGACCACAACCCAGTGAGATATATGTCATTCTtaaaatttctaaataaataaacaaagatCTGGGGTGATtaatgacttcctcaaggtctcATAACTAATAATAGAGTAGCAGAAGTAAGACCCAATGGAATAAACTCtctgtatatggaaatatttcaTCAAAGGCTGCATGATCATCCAATAGGAACAGTAGAAAGAGGATTGCTGCATTGGGTCAGAGGTTGGACTGAAttgctcttcattttacacaaattctatgattctgtctcCTTATTTATCCTAGATGAACTGCTATGGTGTAAGAAGCAATCACTGGAAGGCCATGGTTCTGATTACCCCCGAGTCTTTTCCACACTGGCCCTGGTCCTGTCTCCACCAGGGTCTCTGAGCTGTTCTCTCTCTAGTCCTCTGGAAGGGCCCTGTTGCAAGTGTCTGTCATTTATGACAGACATAATTAGAGAGCTAACATATTATTAAAAGGTACAGATTAAGAATTACATTATTCTTTCATGTTGTAATGAAAGAAAGAGCActgcaatgaaaaataaaaccagacTTTAGTACAAACAGTAGCcatttgaataaaaaaagaaaaccttcccAGGCATTGACATATGGCTTTTCAGATTGGTGtaaaaatagaaaggaggaagattCAACAGAAAGAGCAAGGAAAACCAGTCTAAGGAGGAGGCAAGTAACAAGGTACCAAAGGAATATACTAAGGGAAAGGAATGGCAGGAAGGGAAAATAGCAGACAGTGAACCAAGAATGGGAGCCCTAGTCTGGGACAACCACCTAGAACCTCATTATCTCACACGTGGAATCTTGCCATAGGATCTTCCCTCATTTGCTAATATGTTTCCCCCCCAATTCATCCATCAAATGACTGTGAAATCTTCCTTGATTACCTTCTGACTATGCAGCTTAATGCAGGATCTCCCTGACTGTCCCTTTCTGTTAATTTTTCAAGGGCTTACTCTTTTGACCACTCATTGGAACAGAAGATAGGGATGTTCATTATTATTGGCAGTTTTTaagccttttcatttttattgggcAGGTAAAATCCTGGAGGGCTGTGAATGAATTTCCTACTCTTATGACTCCCATATGGtccttaaaaaattttatatagttACACCTATAGCTAGAGCTATATgtatatggttgttgtccttcatcttcgaagaggactaaaatgacatcaccaagataaagtgacatttcagtgtgtccgactgtggttgatcagaccaatacgaactcggaatgctctaccacaggtgtatatatatacacacacacacacacacacacacacatctatatcaATACAAATGTATTAGAATAATAACTGTTTGACAGTATTAAAAGAAGATATTGGAATAAGATGAAGTTAAGCTAAGCTCCACAACTAAGCTATAtgcaaaagaaaaactgaaaagaagccCAAGTACCAGCATCATTCATCAGAAAACATAAAAGTCTCTCTAAGAGGAAGCGGTTCAATATTCTCATGCCCAATGCCCACTTGGATCAGGCTAAGCTCATACCCATTTTCAGAGCCCTACCACCTTCCAGTCAGCATCTCTCTGCAGTCTCATCCCACATCTCACCTTGTATTTCTCTGGCATGTGTTGtatgtctgcatgtgtgtgtgtagctcCTGTATTTTATACTACACACCCAGGCCTGTCTGCTGTGTCCCTAAAAACAGGATCAAACTTCAAAGAGAAGAATCCGTCAGAATACTCCCTTAGGTGTATATGGTCCTTTGTCGCTGGTAAGAGAAattccccatggtcacacaagaATGGGAGAGGCAGACAAGCCAATTACTAGGTTGGctgaactgagactcagaaggaCTTAACAAGTTTCCCAATGTACTGTAATATCTAGAAGTTATATCTAGAAGTAATATCTAGAAATATCTACATTTCTAAACTCCCATCCCAGGGAATGTTTGCTCCCCACAATGTAAAGCAAACAGGACAtgtctgttattatttttctgaagACAAAACAGACATTGAAAAACGAGAGAGACGGAACAGAAATGAATAGTCAAGGGAGATGTCGCAGAGGGAGGAGAAGGTGACTATCAATGAGACAGAAAGTAAAGAGGGATGACTCAGAGTCTGGGGAGGTGAAAAAAGGTTCATGCTAGACAACTCCAGCCCTGGGGAGTTTGGAAGAAAGCCCCCAATAAAGACTATCTGAAGTGCCTCTTTCCCCTTGATGGCTGGCTGGGCTTTCACCGGCCAAGCCTCACTCACCTGCACACCTGCACCTTGGGCCTTCTCCCTCTGGCATCCAAGGTGCGTCCCCTTTCTCCAAATGGAAGATCACATCTGGTTTGAACATGGCAAGCCCTGCTCATTGAAAACAGGAAAGTGGTAGTCAGAGCCAACTGAGAACGTGGTACTAATCCCTTTAGTTTCTGGGAACAGTGGGCATGATTCTCAGAACGAATTTAGacttagaaataaaattattcattagACCCATCCCAGTAAGAGCACAGAAATCCAGTATCTTCAGATATCTGCCCTGAGACTGTTGGAAAAACTGTAGGGAGCCCTCTTACCCAGGCACACCAAGTTTCTATAGTTCTCAAGAGTCACATCCTTGTACAGCTCCTTCTGAAAAGCGTCCAGGTGCCCCCATTCCTCCCAAGTGAAGTCCACGGTcacatccttgaatgtcactAAGTCCTGAAAGCAGACACAAAGCTGCGGTAGAGACCATCCCTCCTACTCCATGGTCTCACACCTCGTGGATCTGTTTTGTACCAGATTTGGAATCACTGTCCCAAGAGCTCCATCACCCAGTTTTCCTCCCAGTGTGGTTGTGCAGGGAATCTAGGAGGTCAGAACTATTTCCATAATAAACCAAGatgttatttgcatgttttccaACTCCACATTCCAGTGTGCCTGGATTTTCTTCATGTACTGCACCCAGAACAACATGGGACGACAAGAAGAACGCAAAAGCAGGTGCAGAACCCAACTATTCTCCACTAAGATAGACCATAAActgagttatttaaaaaaaaaaaagtaagacaacGCCACTTCTCAGCAGATTTGTTCTCAAAAGTATATTGTTTACGTTCACGTGTCATGGGTTtcttgttattttaaataaactcatattttaaaatgtcagtttTAACTTCTACTAAAGTAAATACGGGCTGGCCAGGGGGAGCCACAGTGCTCCTGGAGACAaggaggacctaggttcagacccagcctcagacacttcccagctgtttgcctcagtttcctcagctgtaaaatgggccggaggaggaaatggcgaaccacccCGTCACTCTGCCAGGAAGAGACCACGGGAGTTAGGGGCGTCAGAGGCGCCCGAAAGGACCCAACAACCGTAACAAGCACCGCGACCTCCCTGACCACCGTCTCTTCCCcgtccgggcctcagtttcccccgcTGGACGCTGGCTGCCCCTCACCTGGGGGGCCTGCGATGCCGGCTGCGCGGGACCCATCTCCGGCTCCTCCAGGTCCGGCTCCGGGGCGGGGGGATCTGGGGAGACAAAGGGCGAGAAGGGCAGGGCTGGCAGCGCCCCCAGCCCAGGTGGGCATCGTTCCGAAGCCTCTGCTCCGCGGCGGGCAGGCCGACCAGCCTGGGGGGGGGAGAACGGGGCAGGCGGACCAGCCTGGGGGGGGGAGAACGGGGCAGGCAGAGCAGCCTGGGGGGGATGGGGGAGAACGGGGCAGGCGGACCAGCCTGGGGGGGGGAGAACGGGGCAGGCAGAGCAGCCTGGGGGGGATGGGGGAGAACGGGGCAGGCGGACCAGcctgggggggggtgggggggaacggGGCAGGCAGACCAGCCTGGGGGGGAGAACTGGGCAGGCAGAGCAGCCTGGGGGGGGGGAACGGGGCAGGCAGACCAGCCTGGGGGGGGGGAATGGGGCAGGCAGACCAGCCTGGGGGGGCTGGGGGGAGAACGGGGCAGGCAGAGCAGCCTGGGGGGGAGAACGGGGCAGGCAGAGCAGCCTGGGGGGGAGAACGGGGCAGGCAGACCAGCCTGGGGGGGGGGAACGGGGCAGGCAGACCAGCCTGTGGGGGGGAATGGGGCAGGCAGAGCAGCCTGGGGGGGCTGGGGGGAGAACGGGGCAGGCAGAGCAGCCTGGGGGGGAGAACGGGGCAGGCAGAGCAGCCTGGGGGGGGGGAACGGGGCAGGCAGACCAGCCTGTGGGGGGGAATGGGGCAGGCAGAGCAGCCTGGGGGGGCTGGGGGGAGAACGGGGCAGGCAGAGCAGCCTGGGGGGGAGAACTGGGCAGGCAGAGCAGCCTGGGGGGGGGGAACGGGGCAGGCAGACCAGCCTGGGGGGGGGGAATGGGGCAGGCAGACCAGCCTGGGGGGGCTGGGGGGAGAACGGGGCAGGCAGAGCAGCCTGGGGGGGAGAACGGGGCAGGCAGAGCAgcctgggcggggggggggggacgggGCAGGCAGAGCAGCCAGGCGAGAGCGCCCCTGGgggggcttcctggaggaggtagcGGCCTACagactcccttcccctcccccacgccCCAGCAGCAGGTTCCGCCCTCCTGGCCTGGGCCCACACCACTAATTGGCTCCAAGGCCGCGCCCCCGCCAGGCCTGACCAATTGGAGCCTGTGCTCGCGCAAGGGGCGGGTCGCACATGCGCCGGGCGCTCCGCCCTCTCTGCCCACCCGTCCTCCGGGTGCCACTCACCCCAGGACGGACGCAGGGCTCGGAGCCCCGGCAGCGGCTAAAGGAGCGGAGCTGAGAAGGGCACGGACCGAAAGGGCCTGGGAAAAGAAGAGCAGCGCCACAGGAGGGGATAGAGCGGAAGCGGAAGTGACGTCACAGAGAGCCGAGGCTCCGCCTGTCTGCCTCCACCTCGCGTCTTGCCGTTTCCATGAGAACGGCTGGAGAGAACTTTACAACACTGCGCATGCCCAGCAGCTCATTAGGGGCTGGCCCTGCCCATACTGTGTGTGTTCCCTCAGAAGGGGCGGAGCCGGAAGGCCGCCCACGTGTCCAGCACGTGCAGTACGGGTGCCCCCTGGTGGTGGCCCTGAGAACAGAGGGCAGTGTATTACACACACACCCATGGGCACAGCACGCACATACATGGCCGTTTGCCTGGGCAGATCTTTAGGGCAATGGCACCCATCTCAGATGGAATGGAGGGCACCGGACGGCCTGGAATCACCCCGGAGGGTGCACGTTGCCCCAGACAGCCACGTATTAATGTCACTGAGCTCCAGCGTGTCTGTTTGTTTTGTTCACTGTTTCCTGGTCACCTCGTGCCCTGCCTGGCACCTTGTctgtgtggggggggagggagcgGCCAACAAACTGAGTGCGCAAGAATGAAAAGCCTCAGGATCCAGGGCTGCGTCCGGTGAGGAGCAGGGcgactgacttgtccaaggctcAGCGTCCCCTTGAAGAGGACAGGACCCAGAGCATCCTCAACGTTGTCACAGCAGCCCTGGAGGCCGGTGCCATTGTTGTCCCCTTAGAaacggggaaactgaggctagggaAAGCCAAGCCACTCGCCCGGGTGGCACACCTAGCGCCTGCGTCCAAgtggaactcaggtccttctgcctCCCGGTCTAGGGCTCTAGCCACAGCATTAGCTACGCGTCATCTAGCAGAACACACGGAaatgttcctttttaaaaatggaagaggtTTCTGAATATGAGATATGGTATCTGTA harbors:
- the LOC140498851 gene encoding uncharacterized protein produces the protein MGPAQPASQAPQDLVTFKDVTVDFTWEEWGHLDAFQKELYKDVTLENYRNLVCLGLAMFKPDVIFHLEKGDAPWMPEGEGPRCRCADLETRPETPKLGISMGVSSQEILPRDSAYVTTLGEAKLERQQSLEEKHSQQVKLTQRNSLNTVRGHECNERGRNFSLGTVPSLQLGEQMAKSHHKCDKHGKSFRLDADLSKCSRNCSKRIFSKYSEYEKSFSCNSDLIEYHRICSEEKLREYNECGNTICHSSSIISYQRIHPGKKLGKSNKWGKAFPQNIKLFELQKTHTRKEIYKCNECGKAFGQSAHLARHERSHSGEKPYGCTECWKAFSRRSHLIEHQRTHTGEKPYECHECGKAFIRGTHLTLHQRTHNGQKPYECHECGKAFPQSIQLLGHQRIHTGEKPYECNYCGKTFRHSSSLNSHHRIHTGEKPYECNECGKAFKHSSSLTYHHRIHSGEKPYICNECSKAFPQSIQLTEHQRIHTGEKPYECCECGKTFSRRTQLTRHQRTHTGAKPYECNQCGKAFCQKAQLSKHQRIHSQEKPYECNECGKTFRYTSSLTSHHRIHTGEKPYQCNECGMSFGWNAQLSKHQRIHTGEKSVFST